In one Desulfobacterales bacterium genomic region, the following are encoded:
- a CDS encoding DUF2299 family protein gives MSAAENEQNVEQTRDKVQKWLMGEGWQISEQSHPDLLWLIRAEDAAQRRILIGTNKARPDQLHLEARVNLAQEHQKMFENLPQEKRREILWELRFRLLSMNVDFVGVAEPMQAVVLTQRIYTDGLTKDAFLQRFLIVRNAVISVIWSIIRYLEAVEPPAESTEPKKKVTTH, from the coding sequence ATGAGCGCAGCTGAAAATGAACAAAACGTTGAGCAAACCCGTGACAAGGTACAGAAGTGGCTGATGGGCGAAGGCTGGCAGATTTCTGAGCAGTCGCATCCGGACTTGTTATGGCTGATTAGAGCAGAAGATGCGGCCCAACGGAGAATCCTGATCGGAACAAACAAGGCCAGACCTGACCAGCTTCATCTGGAAGCGAGAGTTAATCTGGCGCAAGAGCATCAGAAGATGTTTGAGAACCTTCCGCAGGAGAAAAGACGTGAGATTTTATGGGAGCTTCGTTTCCGCCTTCTGTCGATGAACGTAGACTTTGTCGGGGTGGCCGAGCCGATGCAGGCGGTGGTTCTGACGCAACGGATCTATACGGACGGACTTACAAAGGATGCTTTTCTTCAAAGGTTCTTGATCGTACGAAATGCCGTTATTTCGGTGATCTGGTCTATTATTCGGTATCTCGAAGCGGTCGAGCCCCCCGCTGAGTCGACAGAACCCAAGAAGAAAGTGACGACCCATTAA